From Kineosporia succinea, the proteins below share one genomic window:
- the recD gene encoding exodeoxyribonuclease V subunit alpha, translating to MKAPETDEAGHPHRVAATATGLLADFNQAGILTAADVHVARRLGVLGSEPDETVLLAVALVVRSVRHGSVVLDLSTAAATISPDDEEEELDETLPLVQLAWPDITDWVTRCAASPLVSGPIRMTGSQLWLSRYWEQEQAVAAELLLRAASRPDDLDEPVLAAGLQRLFSEKQYADQQLAAAVCALSRVGVLAGGPGTGKTTTVSRLLALLREQHPEYRIALAAPTGKAAARLHEAVRSSTADLPAVDAARLGSDLTATTLHRLLGWRPDARSRFRHDRNNRLPYEVVIVDESSMVSLTLMARLLEALRPSTRLILIGDPDQLASVEAGAVLGDLVDRNQLGRRTTDFAEALGRVLPSVSPGEPAKDTPTARFRNGVSTLLATRRFAAGGDIAALAAAIRDGEADRAVQVLRSMSGAVEFVELADDDRAGPEQLEPVRTEVRNSATQVMAAALAGDRVGALAGLEQHRLLCSHRRGPRGVQLWSDLAAGWIFEDHPVVPRSDGRYAGEPLLVTTNDYESGLYNGDTGVVVAQSDDSLIAVFGRGGDPIPVPLARLGAVRPLYAMTVHRSQGSQFDRVSVLLPAAASSLCTRETLYTAVTRAREHVRVIGSEEALRAAIVKPAARATGLRERLTG from the coding sequence ATGAAGGCTCCCGAGACCGACGAGGCCGGGCACCCGCACCGCGTCGCGGCGACGGCCACCGGTCTGCTCGCCGACTTCAACCAGGCGGGCATCCTCACCGCGGCCGACGTGCACGTGGCCCGGCGGCTGGGCGTGCTCGGCTCGGAGCCGGACGAGACCGTGCTCCTGGCGGTGGCTCTCGTGGTGCGCTCGGTGCGGCACGGCTCGGTCGTGCTGGACCTGTCCACGGCGGCCGCGACGATCAGCCCCGACGACGAGGAGGAGGAGCTCGACGAGACCCTCCCGCTCGTGCAGCTGGCCTGGCCGGACATCACCGACTGGGTGACGCGCTGCGCGGCCAGCCCGCTGGTGTCCGGGCCGATCCGGATGACCGGGTCACAGCTGTGGCTCAGCCGGTACTGGGAACAGGAGCAGGCGGTGGCGGCGGAACTGCTGCTGCGCGCGGCGTCCCGGCCCGACGACCTCGACGAACCGGTGCTGGCCGCCGGTCTGCAGCGTCTGTTCAGCGAGAAGCAGTACGCCGACCAGCAACTCGCCGCCGCCGTCTGCGCCCTGTCCCGGGTGGGTGTGCTCGCGGGCGGGCCGGGCACCGGCAAGACCACCACCGTCTCGCGCCTGCTGGCCCTGCTGCGTGAGCAGCACCCGGAGTACCGCATCGCCCTGGCCGCACCCACCGGCAAGGCCGCGGCCCGGCTGCACGAGGCGGTGCGCTCGTCCACGGCCGACCTGCCCGCGGTCGACGCGGCCCGGCTCGGCTCCGATCTGACGGCAACCACGCTGCACCGCCTGCTGGGCTGGCGCCCGGACGCGCGCAGCCGGTTCCGGCACGACCGCAACAACCGGCTGCCCTACGAGGTGGTCATCGTGGACGAGAGCTCGATGGTCTCTCTCACCCTGATGGCCCGGCTGCTCGAGGCGCTGCGCCCGTCCACCCGGCTGATCCTGATCGGCGACCCCGACCAGCTGGCCTCGGTGGAGGCCGGAGCGGTGCTGGGCGACCTGGTCGACCGCAACCAGCTGGGGCGGCGCACCACCGACTTCGCCGAGGCGCTGGGCCGGGTCCTGCCGTCCGTGAGCCCGGGCGAACCCGCCAAGGACACGCCCACGGCCCGGTTCCGCAACGGCGTCAGCACCCTGCTGGCCACCCGGCGCTTCGCGGCCGGGGGTGACATCGCCGCGCTGGCCGCCGCCATCCGCGACGGTGAGGCGGACAGGGCGGTGCAGGTGCTGCGGTCGATGTCCGGCGCCGTCGAGTTCGTGGAGCTGGCCGACGACGACCGGGCCGGGCCGGAGCAGCTGGAGCCGGTGCGCACCGAGGTCCGCAACAGCGCCACGCAGGTGATGGCCGCCGCACTGGCCGGTGACCGGGTGGGCGCCCTGGCCGGGCTGGAGCAGCACCGCCTGCTCTGCAGCCACCGGCGGGGTCCGCGCGGCGTGCAGCTGTGGAGCGACCTGGCCGCCGGGTGGATCTTCGAAGACCATCCGGTGGTGCCCCGCAGCGACGGCCGCTACGCCGGGGAACCGCTGCTCGTCACCACCAACGACTACGAGTCCGGGCTCTACAACGGCGATACCGGCGTGGTCGTGGCCCAGTCCGACGACTCGCTGATCGCGGTGTTCGGCCGGGGCGGCGACCCGATCCCGGTGCCGCTGGCCCGGCTCGGGGCGGTGCGCCCGCTCTACGCGATGACCGTGCACCGCAGCCAGGGCAGCCAGTTCGACCGGGTCAGCGTGCTGCTGCCGGCCGCGGCCTCGTCGCTGTGCACCCGCGAGACGTTATACACCGCAGTGACCCGGGCCCGTGAACACGTCCGGGTGATCGGGTCCGAAGAGGCACTGCGTGCCGCCATCGTGAAGCCGGCGGCGCGGGCGACCGGTCTGCGGGAGCGATTGACGGGCTGA
- a CDS encoding 3-hydroxybutyryl-CoA dehydrogenase has product MRVGVVGCGLMGAGIAEVCARAGQDVIVVESTQERVDAGRDRIVSSLQRAQSKGKIEAAQPAIDRIRLTDDLNQLEDRELVIEAVVEHEPTKLDLFTRLDQVVKASDAILATNTSSIPVMKLATATQRPANVVGIHFFNPVPVLSLVEIVPSLLTSPETTRRAQDFAEQSLGKHAIRSPDRAGFIVNALLVPFILSAVRMVESGFATAEDVDEGLVRGAAHPQGPLRLADLIGLDTTAAIAQSLYAEFKEPLFAPPPLLNRMVEAGLLGRKSGRGFYEY; this is encoded by the coding sequence ATGCGGGTTGGCGTGGTCGGGTGCGGGCTGATGGGCGCGGGCATCGCCGAGGTGTGCGCCCGGGCCGGTCAGGACGTGATCGTGGTCGAGTCCACTCAGGAGCGGGTGGACGCCGGGCGCGACCGGATCGTCAGCTCCCTGCAGCGCGCGCAGAGCAAGGGCAAGATCGAGGCGGCCCAGCCCGCGATCGACCGGATCCGGCTCACCGACGACCTCAACCAGCTCGAAGACCGGGAACTGGTGATCGAGGCGGTCGTCGAGCACGAGCCGACCAAGCTCGACCTGTTCACCCGACTCGACCAGGTCGTCAAGGCGAGTGACGCGATCCTGGCGACCAACACGTCCTCCATCCCGGTCATGAAACTGGCCACCGCCACCCAGCGCCCGGCGAACGTCGTCGGTATCCACTTCTTCAACCCGGTGCCGGTGCTGAGCCTGGTCGAGATCGTGCCCAGCCTGCTCACCTCGCCCGAGACCACCCGCCGGGCGCAGGACTTCGCCGAGCAGAGCCTCGGCAAGCACGCGATCCGCAGCCCCGACCGGGCCGGGTTCATCGTGAACGCGCTGCTGGTCCCGTTCATCCTGTCCGCGGTGCGGATGGTCGAGTCGGGCTTCGCCACCGCCGAGGACGTCGACGAGGGCCTGGTGCGCGGCGCCGCCCACCCGCAGGGTCCGCTGCGGCTGGCCGACCTGATCGGGCTGGACACCACGGCGGCCATCGCGCAGTCGCTGTACGCCGAGTTCAAGGAGCCCCTGTTCGCTCCTCCGCCCCTGCTCAACCGCATGGTCGAGGCCGGTCTGCTGGGTCGCAAGAGCGGCCGCGGGTTCTACGAGTACTGA
- a CDS encoding M50 family metallopeptidase, with the protein MSLSGPTSGPVEGGRALFKGKVLGFPVHIDWSFIIIMAILGYLSSPSLTGLVVWVLITPVMVLAHELGHAVVARTTGAKPEIALAGFGGVTSFTPPRELSRARSIAISLAGPAVGIVIGITLLFLSRTVWTDISTEWAYWLLEFGIFTSLGWSVLNLLPILPLDGGQAMREFLPGDPLTRLRRAAWVSLVVALLAAAAAYYLLDGRIFLTIFLLFFAASNFMTVRDLSRNESVSQDGLRGPRPGQSPETMIVEMLWRNQAERARQVMQSLPDGVAIDLALHGAVLSLTGDPQQGHALLEQETQRRPQDPNLAAILALTQALEHDWDALIHTLQGPLGPHVPPPVMDRAVTEARATGREDVAGRLTVLRTA; encoded by the coding sequence ATGAGCCTGAGCGGCCCCACCAGCGGGCCCGTCGAGGGCGGCCGCGCCCTGTTCAAGGGCAAGGTGCTGGGCTTCCCGGTGCACATCGACTGGTCGTTCATCATCATCATGGCGATCCTGGGCTACCTCTCCTCGCCGAGCCTCACCGGCCTGGTGGTCTGGGTCCTGATCACCCCGGTGATGGTGCTGGCCCACGAGCTGGGTCACGCCGTGGTCGCCCGCACCACCGGGGCGAAGCCGGAGATCGCGCTGGCCGGCTTCGGCGGCGTCACCAGCTTCACCCCTCCTCGCGAGCTGAGCCGGGCCCGGTCGATCGCGATCTCGCTGGCCGGCCCCGCGGTCGGCATCGTCATCGGGATCACGCTGCTCTTCCTGAGCCGCACCGTGTGGACCGACATCAGCACCGAATGGGCCTACTGGCTGCTGGAGTTCGGCATCTTCACCTCGCTCGGCTGGAGCGTGCTGAACCTGCTGCCGATCCTGCCGCTCGACGGCGGCCAGGCGATGCGCGAGTTCCTGCCCGGCGACCCGCTGACCCGGCTGCGCCGCGCGGCCTGGGTCTCCCTGGTGGTGGCGCTGCTGGCCGCGGCCGCCGCCTACTACCTGCTCGACGGCCGGATCTTCCTGACGATCTTCCTGCTGTTCTTCGCCGCCAGTAATTTCATGACGGTGCGCGACCTCTCGCGCAACGAGTCGGTCAGCCAGGACGGCCTGCGCGGTCCCCGGCCGGGTCAGTCGCCCGAGACCATGATCGTCGAGATGCTCTGGCGCAACCAGGCCGAGCGCGCCCGTCAGGTGATGCAGTCGCTGCCCGACGGCGTGGCGATCGACCTGGCACTGCACGGCGCGGTGCTGAGCCTGACCGGTGACCCGCAGCAGGGGCACGCACTGCTCGAGCAGGAGACGCAGCGGCGTCCCCAAGACCCGAACCTGGCCGCGATCCTGGCCCTCACGCAGGCCCTGGAACACGACTGGGACGCACTGATCCACACCCTGCAGGGGCCTCTGGGGCCGCACGTGCCGCCGCCGGTGATGGACCGGGCCGTCACCGAGGCGCGGGCCACGGGCCGGGAGGACGTGGCCGGGCGACTCACGGTTCTGCGCACTGCCTGA
- a CDS encoding sodium:calcium antiporter, translating into MAEENIVWHFVLLITCAVAIYLSCEWFVNAVEWLGQRLNVGKMAVGTILAAFGTALPESVVTLVAVTTGATEDAKNIGVGAAMGGPLALATVAYGVTGVMLLYRKRIISRELVGAGGPPAAESLSGEDALGTREDMARLARDQKWFLGVFVFKVALGLVAFAFKPWLGLLFFAVYALYFWKEMSGGGDSHGSDDDEELEPLKIQPNAKSPATWAVLAQTAATLVVIFVASQLFVHQLDAIGPMLGLSGTVTALLLSPVATELPEIMNAIIWVRQGKVKLALANISGAMMIQATVPSGLGLLFTSWHFDHALTWSGGVTMVAIGYLLALMAAHRLTPARLAVAGLFYVVFAIGLVPILA; encoded by the coding sequence ATGGCTGAGGAAAACATCGTGTGGCACTTCGTGTTACTCATCACCTGCGCGGTGGCGATCTATCTCTCGTGTGAGTGGTTCGTCAACGCGGTGGAATGGCTCGGCCAGCGACTCAACGTCGGAAAGATGGCCGTGGGAACCATTCTCGCGGCCTTCGGCACCGCCCTCCCGGAATCCGTGGTCACCCTGGTGGCCGTCACGACCGGTGCCACCGAAGACGCCAAGAACATCGGCGTCGGCGCCGCGATGGGCGGCCCGCTCGCGCTGGCCACCGTCGCCTACGGCGTCACCGGCGTGATGCTGCTCTACCGCAAGCGCATCATCAGCCGGGAGCTGGTGGGTGCGGGTGGCCCTCCGGCCGCTGAAAGCCTCTCCGGTGAAGACGCTCTCGGTACCCGGGAAGACATGGCCCGGCTGGCCCGTGACCAGAAGTGGTTCCTCGGCGTCTTCGTGTTCAAGGTCGCGCTCGGCCTGGTCGCGTTCGCGTTCAAGCCCTGGCTCGGTCTGCTGTTCTTCGCCGTCTACGCGCTCTACTTCTGGAAGGAGATGAGCGGCGGCGGTGACAGTCACGGGAGTGATGACGACGAGGAGCTGGAGCCCCTCAAGATCCAGCCGAACGCGAAATCTCCCGCGACGTGGGCGGTTCTGGCCCAGACGGCAGCCACGCTGGTCGTCATCTTCGTCGCCTCGCAGCTCTTCGTGCACCAGCTCGACGCGATCGGCCCGATGCTCGGCCTGTCCGGAACCGTGACGGCGCTGCTGCTCTCACCGGTCGCGACCGAGCTGCCGGAGATCATGAACGCGATCATCTGGGTGCGCCAGGGCAAGGTGAAGCTGGCGCTGGCCAACATCTCCGGTGCGATGATGATCCAGGCCACCGTGCCCAGCGGTCTCGGTCTGCTGTTCACCAGCTGGCATTTCGACCACGCGCTGACCTGGTCGGGCGGCGTCACCATGGTCGCGATCGGGTATCTGCTCGCGCTCATGGCGGCCCACAGGCTCACACCGGCACGGCTCGCGGTGGCCGGGTTGTTCTACGTGGTGTTCGCGATCGGTCTGGTTCCGATTCTCGCCTGA
- a CDS encoding response regulator transcription factor yields the protein MRVAIADDSSLFRGGLKLLLGQVGVEVCLEAGNADDLVEGITEAKPEVAILDIRMPPTFTREGLHAAAKIRETDPSIGVLILSTYAETTYAAELFANGSAGRGYMLKDRVDDVGTLRDALVRLAAGESLVDATLVDSLIGHSRRQDALAALTVRERQVLRQMAEGRSNAGVAAVLNLSHKTVENYAASIFGKLDIPAGSDDNRRVLAVLSWLRAGSSGS from the coding sequence GTGAGGGTCGCGATCGCAGACGACTCCAGCCTCTTCCGGGGCGGACTCAAACTGCTGCTGGGCCAGGTCGGGGTGGAGGTCTGCCTGGAGGCCGGCAACGCCGACGACCTCGTCGAGGGCATCACCGAGGCGAAGCCCGAGGTGGCGATCCTCGATATCCGGATGCCTCCCACCTTCACCCGGGAGGGCCTGCACGCCGCCGCGAAGATCCGCGAGACCGACCCCTCCATCGGCGTTCTCATCCTCTCCACCTACGCCGAGACCACCTACGCCGCCGAGCTCTTCGCCAACGGCAGCGCGGGCCGCGGTTACATGCTCAAAGACCGGGTCGACGACGTCGGCACCCTCCGCGACGCGCTCGTGCGCCTCGCGGCCGGGGAGTCCCTCGTCGACGCCACCCTGGTCGACAGTCTCATCGGTCACTCCCGACGGCAGGACGCGCTCGCGGCCCTCACCGTGCGCGAGCGTCAGGTGCTGCGGCAGATGGCCGAGGGGCGTTCCAACGCGGGTGTCGCGGCGGTGCTCAACCTCAGTCACAAGACCGTGGAGAACTACGCGGCCAGCATCTTCGGCAAGCTGGACATCCCGGCCGGGTCGGACGACAACCGGCGCGTGCTCGCGGTGCTCTCGTGGTTGCGGGCGGGCAGCAGCGGTTCGTAG
- a CDS encoding sensor histidine kinase, which translates to MFWLAALLAGSTVTAVASIGISSLWAKNPALAAPTVVFAGALVAVGVILAREPGQGPAGRAIVLAGCVWPLSWVEEITRGPLHLVSFLAAPLTLVLAAWAIFGYPDPASVGRAERRFLFSLTAWVLVGRVLVVVSSDLAAERDHGAAWWPTVQSDPGFHRTLAYVSSVGEVLLATGFLILWVRRSRRIRGLDRKLLLPVAGAAAIAGTASMCGSLAQVMGVRGDLLDDILVLQTTLLLTVPVAFVVATVRRRLASVVIADLLPLLRVERTPERLEEAFRKVLGDPGLEIHYWAAEIGAYVDRHGATKAEPGGETGEEALLLPITSTNGSRLAIIRADQALWRYPDLVEAVGSAAGLAIENARLQVEARAQLELVRASHARIVAAQLAERQALEKDLDDGALRRVQDLLTTIEPVEGIEDAVGYAAEQLRATVAELREIAAGLHPSILDRLGLAEAVRRIGQAQPVTVAVDLPDRLPGLPMAAQVAGYFVAAEAITNAVRHAAASRIDVRGADTGRTLRLTIEDDGRGGADLAAGTGLSGLDERVRAAGGTLLLESPPGAGTTLTAEIPYR; encoded by the coding sequence GTGTTCTGGCTCGCGGCGCTGCTGGCCGGCAGCACGGTCACCGCCGTCGCCTCGATCGGCATCAGCTCGCTCTGGGCCAAGAACCCGGCCCTGGCCGCACCCACCGTCGTCTTCGCCGGGGCCCTGGTCGCGGTCGGCGTGATCCTGGCCCGCGAACCCGGTCAGGGCCCGGCCGGGCGGGCCATCGTGCTGGCCGGCTGCGTCTGGCCGCTGAGCTGGGTCGAGGAGATCACCCGGGGCCCGCTGCACCTGGTCTCGTTCCTCGCCGCGCCCCTCACCCTGGTGCTCGCGGCCTGGGCCATCTTCGGCTACCCGGACCCGGCCTCGGTCGGCCGCGCCGAGCGCCGCTTCCTGTTCTCGCTCACCGCCTGGGTCCTCGTCGGCCGCGTCCTGGTGGTGGTCAGCTCCGACCTCGCCGCCGAACGCGACCACGGCGCCGCCTGGTGGCCCACGGTGCAGTCCGACCCGGGCTTCCACCGCACGCTGGCCTACGTCTCCTCGGTCGGCGAGGTGCTGCTCGCCACCGGCTTCCTGATCCTCTGGGTGCGCCGCAGCCGGCGCATCCGCGGCCTCGACCGCAAGCTGCTGCTGCCCGTCGCCGGGGCCGCCGCGATCGCCGGCACCGCCAGCATGTGCGGCTCGCTGGCCCAGGTCATGGGGGTGCGGGGCGACCTGCTCGACGACATCCTGGTGCTGCAGACCACGCTGCTGCTCACCGTGCCGGTCGCGTTCGTCGTCGCCACCGTGCGCCGCCGCCTGGCCAGCGTGGTGATCGCCGACCTGCTGCCGCTGCTGCGCGTCGAGCGCACTCCCGAACGGCTCGAAGAGGCCTTCCGCAAGGTGCTCGGCGACCCCGGCCTCGAGATCCACTACTGGGCCGCGGAGATCGGTGCCTACGTCGACCGGCACGGCGCCACCAAGGCCGAGCCCGGCGGCGAGACCGGCGAGGAGGCCCTGCTCCTGCCGATCACCTCCACCAACGGCTCGCGCCTCGCGATCATCCGCGCCGACCAGGCCCTCTGGCGCTACCCCGACCTGGTCGAGGCGGTCGGCTCGGCCGCCGGCCTGGCCATCGAGAACGCCCGCCTGCAGGTCGAGGCCCGCGCCCAGCTCGAGCTGGTGCGCGCCTCCCACGCCCGCATCGTCGCCGCCCAGCTGGCCGAACGGCAGGCCCTCGAGAAAGACCTCGACGACGGCGCCCTGCGCCGCGTGCAAGACCTGCTCACCACCATCGAGCCGGTCGAGGGCATCGAGGACGCCGTCGGCTACGCGGCCGAGCAGCTGCGCGCCACCGTGGCCGAGCTGCGCGAGATCGCCGCCGGGCTGCACCCCTCGATCCTCGACCGCCTGGGCCTGGCCGAGGCGGTGCGCCGCATCGGCCAGGCCCAGCCGGTCACCGTCGCCGTCGACCTGCCCGACCGTCTGCCCGGCCTGCCGATGGCGGCCCAGGTCGCCGGGTACTTCGTCGCGGCCGAGGCGATCACCAACGCGGTGCGGCACGCCGCCGCCTCGCGCATCGACGTCCGCGGCGCCGACACCGGCAGGACGCTGCGGCTGACCATCGAAGACGACGGGCGCGGCGGGGCCGATCTGGCCGCGGGCACCGGACTGAGCGGACTGGACGAAAGGGTCAGGGCAGCCGGGGGAACGCTGCTGCTCGAGAGCCCACCGGGGGCAGGGACCACGCTGACGGCGGAGATCCCGTACCGATGA
- a CDS encoding sensor histidine kinase — translation MRTTSLAPTSQQRPPPLSPSRQWSHTLAVTGALTLLGAFVFGPLWREYPEVAAGSILFTAMFSGAGAILWSEPGHRRTAVLLVLAGQFWALGWSEEWRVSPFPLVSGISSYVALSLAVWAMFRYPDPALMNRVERVFVRVLAVTVIGGILAETVTMRPEWKDYDPGTLWITLHADRALHDAIGEVMQTVQVLLVAGFLLLWMVRIRRMRGLDRELLAPMALAAPAAGLAAAAVPVARLFGLSGTRMDTVYAFQPAVLAVVPLAFLVSVVRRRLADNAVLTLIQQVQRRPTPEAVQTALRTALRDATLRVRYWAPDLNAYVDVTGTPIDEPVDQSGGDRLELVVTAPAGGPLAVIDADAVLRRHPHVVSNALAASGLALENAQLQAAVLGRLSQVRQVRMQAVQAGVAERRRVERDLHDGAQQRLLALRLVLAASDSPDLSDSSRERLRSMSHQIALALNELRDLARGIHPAVLSQAGLSAAIEAMAQQQPLVVDADLPAGRFPAATEETAYYLICAALKGAAEQSGARVSIRGHETDGVLTIEVEDDGRRPAQMRLDAELPGMLDRVRALGGDIMFSTLSRGGSLMVAAIPCA, via the coding sequence GTGAGGACGACGTCTCTGGCGCCGACGTCCCAGCAACGTCCACCACCGCTCTCGCCGAGCCGCCAGTGGTCGCACACCCTGGCCGTCACCGGTGCCCTCACACTCCTCGGTGCGTTCGTCTTCGGCCCCCTCTGGCGTGAGTACCCCGAGGTCGCCGCGGGCAGCATCCTCTTCACCGCGATGTTCAGCGGTGCCGGGGCCATCCTGTGGAGCGAACCCGGCCACCGCCGCACCGCCGTGCTGCTGGTGCTCGCCGGGCAGTTCTGGGCCCTCGGCTGGAGCGAGGAGTGGCGGGTCAGCCCGTTCCCGCTGGTCTCCGGCATCTCCAGTTACGTGGCGCTCTCGCTCGCCGTCTGGGCCATGTTCCGCTACCCGGATCCGGCCCTGATGAACCGCGTGGAGCGGGTCTTCGTGCGGGTACTGGCCGTCACCGTGATCGGCGGGATCCTCGCCGAGACCGTCACCATGCGCCCCGAGTGGAAGGACTACGACCCGGGCACCCTCTGGATCACCCTGCACGCCGACCGTGCCCTGCACGACGCGATCGGCGAGGTCATGCAGACCGTCCAGGTCCTGCTGGTGGCCGGGTTCCTGCTGCTGTGGATGGTGCGGATCCGCCGGATGCGCGGCCTCGACCGGGAACTGCTCGCCCCGATGGCCCTGGCCGCACCCGCCGCCGGGCTGGCCGCGGCCGCCGTGCCGGTGGCCCGGCTGTTCGGCCTGAGCGGCACCCGGATGGACACGGTGTACGCCTTCCAGCCCGCCGTTCTCGCCGTCGTGCCCCTCGCCTTCCTGGTCAGCGTGGTGCGCCGGCGCCTCGCCGACAACGCCGTGCTCACCCTGATCCAGCAGGTGCAACGCCGCCCCACCCCCGAGGCCGTGCAGACAGCGCTGCGCACCGCCCTGCGCGACGCCACCCTCCGCGTGCGCTACTGGGCGCCCGACCTCAACGCCTACGTCGACGTCACCGGCACCCCCATCGACGAGCCCGTCGACCAGTCCGGCGGTGACCGGCTCGAGCTCGTCGTCACCGCCCCGGCCGGCGGCCCGCTCGCCGTCATCGACGCCGATGCGGTGCTGCGCCGGCATCCGCACGTGGTCTCCAACGCGCTCGCCGCCAGTGGCCTGGCCCTGGAGAACGCGCAGTTGCAGGCCGCGGTGCTGGGCCGGCTCAGCCAGGTGCGGCAGGTGCGCATGCAGGCGGTGCAGGCCGGGGTGGCCGAGCGCCGCCGGGTCGAGCGCGACCTGCACGACGGCGCCCAGCAGCGGCTCCTCGCCCTGCGGCTGGTGCTCGCGGCCTCGGACTCGCCCGACCTCAGCGACTCCTCGCGGGAACGGCTGCGCAGCATGAGCCATCAGATCGCGCTGGCCCTGAACGAACTGCGCGACCTGGCCCGCGGCATCCACCCGGCGGTGCTGAGCCAGGCCGGGTTGTCGGCGGCGATCGAGGCGATGGCCCAGCAGCAGCCCCTGGTGGTCGACGCCGACCTGCCCGCCGGGCGTTTCCCGGCCGCCACCGAGGAGACGGCCTACTACCTGATCTGTGCCGCGCTCAAGGGAGCGGCCGAGCAGTCCGGGGCCCGGGTCAGCATCCGCGGGCACGAGACCGACGGTGTGCTCACCATCGAGGTGGAGGACGACGGGCGGCGCCCGGCGCAGATGCGTCTCGACGCCGAGTTGCCCGGGATGCTCGACCGGGTGCGGGCTCTCGGCGGCGACATCATGTTCTCCACGCTCTCCCGCGGCGGCTCGCTGATGGTCGCCGCCATCCCCTGCGCCTGA